aagttctgtctctcttcggaCTCATGCGGCGCCGGATCTCCATGCGCGTGAGACTGTTTCTGAACGACAGCGTTTTGAGGAGGGAAGTGTGAACTTGCAGATGCACAAGCTGTCCCTCTCGAACTGGAAAAGAGTCTCTCATCTGTTGTCTTTCTTCAGTCTCGGGTGCAAACTCGGCAGCGGCTATCTGCATCGATtgcccttctctcgccgAGTACGAGTCACCGAGGCTGGGgcaaaaggcgaagaaagctTGGCGCCGCAGGCTCCCTCCGCCGCCGACGCGGACTCCTCAGAGCCTGCGCCTTCGGGTGCTTCGGACGCGGTCGGTTCGGTCGCGGTCGGTTCGGCAGCCGCCGCGCAGGCGCGCTCATCTACCCAGTCGGAGTCGGTCGGACACAGTGTGTCTCCGGGGGAGGCAGTGTCGGCAGGGCGAGGGAACGCGGCgcagagcgaggcgagagaagaagcctttCGGgtccagaaagaagaggggaagcaggcgacaggagacagagaggacaaggaAATCTACATCCTCGACAGCGACGGAGCTCCTGTTCTTCTGACACCGAGTATCGAGTTTGAGAGCGTAAGGCACCAGAAGCGCGGTGACTCACTGTtgagaagaggcaaaaggGCGCTTTGGCGTGAGTTTCCCTTCGgtttccgttttccttttttcgtgaggaagcagacagaggcgagatgcctccgaagagaaagaaggtgtcttcttccccagcTCTCGGATGATGCGctgtgtttgtgtttcttttcgccgctctcctctccccctgCTCTCGCTGTCGGTGCCGAaatctctctgtgttcagTGCGTCGCGTCTGGCTTGCAGTTCAGAAGTCCGAATCGgcttttctcctgtttcttcgccCTGCTGGAGATTTGGCCTCGTGTGTGCCTCTGTGTTTCGGTGTAATTCACTCCAAACGCGTCGGAAAAGCGTCGGAatctttctgcgtctgtaGGCGTACCCTCCCTACGCACATGCTttggaggaggaagacgtcTGGAGCGTGGGCGCAGCGGAAGACAGCGACTTTCCTGCCTGTCCAGACGAACTCGACAGACCCAACTTTGAATTTCAAACACGCAACTACTGTCTCTACCCAGTCACAAACTCTCCCCTCAAGGAGGCCTTGCCCCTCTGCAGCGACCGAGAAGGTAACCTTGAGAGTTCGGAAGACTCACTGTCGCCTTTCCGAGCAAGACATAAAAATGTGCGTCTGCGTTCGTACGTCGGCTCTTCTGCGCGCATCTAGTCAGAGGCTTACGTACAACGCCGTTCGCAGGTGTAAACGTTTATACTCGTGGGGGCTGCCTCCTGCGCTTGTCTACGTATTTCGTttgaagaaggggaagaagaagggagagagaagccagactgggagggaggaagacatggacgagtggagagagcgacggtctccggggaagaaacagagagaggaaggaaatgAAGTTTCAAGAGTCGACGCGAAAACTCAAAGCcggtctctcttgtctgttGTGCTTCTGCAGTCCGGCAAGGAGACTCAGACAGAGGCAGTGACGGCGCCTCTCCGGCTGCATATGCATCCCCATGTACGTTTTACTTGATAGactcacatgcatgcatcatcatgtatatatatatatatatatatagacatgcatgtgtattgacgtatacatatgtgtgcACAACTGTAGATATAGACACATCAacatgtacgtatatatatacatatatatatatatatgtgacGTCTGAGCATATGTGTATTGGAGGGGGAGAGGTGGTGTACCAATGTATCCAGTCGTGTGTGACGGAGGCTGTGAGTGTTTCCTTTGTGTCTGAAAACcgccgagacagaaaagtgAACCGTGGACAGTCTGGGCAGACGAGCGGGTTTCTTTGTATTCTGCTTGGTGTCGCATCCGCGGCAGATTTCGCGTATGACTTCCCGTACGCCGCGGCGATGGCCCGCCACACGTCGGCTGTCTTTACAGGTGAGGAGCCAAGGAAAGGCACGAAGGAAAGCCGAGGAAAATCTGCGCAGTCAAGACTTTTCTGGGAACTCCTCCAGCGCGTTCTttcatgtacatatacatacacgtatacatatttgtatatatatatatatgtatataagtatgtatatatatgtataaatttatatgcatgcgtgtgtgtttgcCTGCATAGGGTATGTAGGTGTCGTGTAGGTTTCCGGTAGTAGTGAGCCAAGAAGGAGGTAGTTCCACTATTGTGTGGAGGTACAGGTGGAGGGGAGGGCGGGTGGTGGAAGAGAAGTTTGCGGCCAATATGGAACGACTGTGTCGGTGGTTGCGTTTCTGCGGAGCTTTCGGATTCCGGCAGCCAGGCGAGGTTTGCGCGCGTTTGTGCATCTCTTCGTCGGCATTTGGAGACATGCCAATGTGTGTGTGAGACTGGAGCTCTCGGTGATGTGTGTGGGCGTTTTCTGTGCGTTTGGGTTCTTCACTCTCTCAGGGCCTCCGAGACCGGGAGAAGTCGTCTCCATCCCGTCTCTCCATTGAATTCTCGGTTTGCTTCCACTTCGCCTGTCCTGCTCTCTGTTCCCCCGCTCTCAAGAGCAGCGCAGGCGGGACTGAACAAGGATTTTTAAACTTTCCAGCGGATTTCTGCAGAGGTCCTGTTTTCTGCGTGCGgtggtggagagaggcgccggcTGGgcgcgctttcttctctcgcgtgaCTCTGCCGTTTTCCGTCTGTGGGCATCTCTCCGTTTTGAATGGACTCGAAGAgcaagagggaggagactcgagcgctcgtctccactttggaatgtcttccctcttcagAGAGGCGCAACTGTTGCGTCCGAGAAACGTCCACGTTctacctacatatatatatatatatatacagagagacacgtCGGTTTAAATATGtaaatgtgcatgcacaaatTTGCagggaaggggaagaggcggTGGTGGCTAGGCTTTGCTGTGCGAGAGGGAAGGCTTTTTTAAGGACATGCAGAAGCTCGAGCGCACGAGGGGTCGGGCGAATGCACGGGGATGTATAAGGATCAGAGcgccagcgaagaagggaggctGGCTGCGCAAGGTAAGCGGACGGCGGATCGGTGCAGAACGAGTTGTCTGCCTGTTGATGGTCAAAGGACCGCAGTTGCGTCCTCAAGGAAGCACAGCTTCTGTTGCTTTTCCGTTTACGAGGCTCCTCGGagttctcttgtttctcgccAGACAACTGATTCCTTTCTGAAGGCGTTTCATTTTCACATCCCTGCCGCGCACAGGAACGCCTGCAGCTTTTTGCCGCAGTCTTGCCCGGCAGCAGGATGCTCGCGTCTACACGCTCGATCCCTAGTTCGTTttcacatgcagagacggcaTACCGAACCGTAGAGAAAAGAGGCTGACACTTGAACGCGACGATCTCACCTAGATCCTGCAGAGGTTGCGCactagtgcagatcttgaaAGCTGGCACTGCGAACGCGACGGAAAGTCGCCAGCGCATTTCACCTGCACATCGGTAGATGTTTCTGACGGTGGATAGTAGGTCCCCACTTTTCCTCACGTGGACACTGGCAGTTCCGAGGCTCGgcacaaacgaagaaaatCGTGTTGTGGCCTGGCGGCGAACGCGTCGGTGCCCGATCTCGCAGCGTCGGACCTAAAAGGAACTTGCGACGAACGCGGGATGCAGAAAGTCCAGCGGGTTTCCGGTTGCTGGCGAGTCTGCCGAACGAAGTCTGTCGGAAACAGCAACGCAGTGAAGAATTCGCCGCCGCTTACTGTCTACCGGTGTGGCCTGTAGAGGACCTGTGCGGTAGCGGGACAGTGGAGACATCAGACGATTCTCCCATTCTACGGATAGATCCGCGACCAGGCCCTTCGCCGCCAGCCGCCGTCGCATGTGTGTTTCCTAGCAAGCGCTAGCGTAAGGTGTTGGTGGAATCGAAAGAACGGTCCGTGAAACTGCGGCACTCTCGGGCGTCTCGACGGTCAGTCGTTTTCCACGTGGAATCCGCGACATACGGCGGTTAGATTCAAAACATTGGCAGCGGGTCGAAATTGACGTGTGTCTCTCAGACACCGCGCGGTCTTTCCCGCGTGTGTGAAAGTACCTAAAAATGCCGGGTACACACACGCGTGGGTTTTGAGTATCGCTGAAGCAAAGAGAGCAATTCTTTTAGACGACGGATCCCGGGTGATAGATTTTTGGACGCATGACTCGCACGGGCCAGTGCgtcgctgtttccttttcgtccTTCCTGCCCCTGTGTGCGCTGGTGGTCCCCCACTTTGCACTGGGTTCGCGCTTGTCGCCAGGCAGGACGGTCAGCGAGTCTCAAAAAATAGCGTCAGGCGAACCAGACGGGGTGAGCGACGGACAAATGAGACTCCGCGTCTCACATTTCGCTCTCGCAGCTGCGGCTTTTCACCATCCCGCCGCTGTATCCGTGGCGGCGGCTAAAGACCCAGTACTGCGAGTGACGCAGAACTGCACGTTCGTCCTGCGACTCACATGCCACCCCTCTGCCCTTGCTGCCCTCCTCCTCTTGGTGTCGTGGGGGTGTCCAATATACGCGCAGCTCCCGCGACCCTTTAGTTGCGAATCCCGCGCGTCAGCTCTCCTCGTGGAGCAACAGCCAGACTCATCGACGGAATCGAGCAGCCCTCGTCGTGAAGGAGTGGCAAGCCGAAGACTGTCCGTTTCGACTCCTCCCCCCTCTGTTTCACCTCCTCCCCAGTCTCCTTCACCTCCCTCTTCACCTACTCcccctcctcgctcttctcctaCTCCCCCTCCTCACGGTTCTCCAAGTCCCCCGTCCTCTCCCGCTGTCAGTCCGCGGGCTTCCCCTCCCTCTGAGCTTCCGGGTGTTCCTCTTGCCTCACCTCCTCGGAAGCGGCAGCGAAAGAGTTCGAGGGGAGATGCAGGAGCGTCTTCAGCGCCGGGGTCTCCAACGGGCTCGACGTACAGTGCGGTCTCCATGGAACTGGACCCTGGGTCGCCAGCTGGCTCAGTTGGGTCCAGTCCTTCGTCCGCGCAACTGGAAGGTTCACCGGGAGAGGCTGCACGGACGTCTGGTTTTCCTCAGCGACTGGCACTCCAGAGATTCGGCGCCTCGGGATCGCCATGGAAACCGGCTTACGGACCGTCTTGGACGGTTCAAAAGCCGGTGCCGCGGGCAAGGACTCTGCTAAAGGATCCTGAACCTGGAGGATCGCCTAGAGACTTGCTGTTGCGCGGCCCACAGATGTGAGTTCCTCAGACGGGGTGACCATACATGCAGTCGGAGTTCCGTTCTTCCCAGTGATCTGCCTTGTCCACTGGTGGCGTgggggagaaggggaagtCCTTTTGTGTGTCAGCGCGTCTCGAAAACGTTGTCGACATGGCACTGGGGGGAAAACTGGTCGTTCACGGAAACGCAGCGATACGACCGATATCTGCAAACGTGCGTGCAGCGCAGCGTTTGCCGGACACGCAGAACCCAGAACTGCAGAGCTGCTTTGGTTGCCTGTGCTTCGCGGTAGGTCAGGGGCTCGAGGACGTGCGTCTTCTCAACCAACTGCATCGCCTGTCCAGCAGTGGTGGACATCGCCCCGAGGTCCACGCCGTGCGTTGGAGTTCAGCTCAGCTGCTCTGCCGCAAGAAACAGAACCGGCAGGACACCCCGGAGTGCCGACCCCGACAGCGGAAGAGGACCCTGGACTCGCCACCTCGACAAGTTCTGCAGGAGCAGTCGGAGGAGCCTCTGCAGGTCCCTCGGGCATGCAAGCTGCACGAGGCGAACAGGGAACAGGAGGGATTTTCGCGGATGACGAGAGACCGTCGACAAGCACTGGGGGGCCGACGGGAAGAGGGCGCGCCCTTAGTTATGCATTCGTATCTTCTGAGAGACCACGTTGGACGCGGCAAGCGACGCCGGGGGAGCCCACGCAGCTGAGAATGCTGGCCCAGCTCCGGCAAGAGCGTGGACAGACACAGACTCCTCCGTGGTGGGAAGGAGTTGTTCCATGGCATGTGTGGTTTTTTGCGTGGTCGAATGAACCGACGCAGCAACACCTTGACAACTGCAAGCCAGGAAGGGCCTGCTGGTTCTGCGTGTACCATGAAGGTGGCAGGTACACAACGAAGTGGATGACGAAGGAAGCAGTTCAGTTTTATTTCAATGTTCAAGCTCTCAGGCGGAGAGACGTGAATGCCGCCATTACGAAGTCTCTTCGCAGGATGAAGCGGGAAATGAGAGCAGTCAAGCAGGGGCGTAGGTACCCCCCATTTCGGCCGTGGAGGGAGCCGCGCGACCGGAGCCAGCCTCTTCCACTTCACAAAATCAGTGCGCGTTACGTTCGATGGCTACTGAGAAAAGGGCAGGACTTCGAAGAACCGCGGCGAGTCGTCGACCGACTGCTTTCGTGGGAGTCCAGCGATTCCTCAGACGACGACTTCAAGCCGCCGCACAATCCTGAATGGTCCCgatggagaaaaaaaaagaagccCGAGTGACGCCTTCGCTCGAAGAACCCAGCGCTgggcagaagcgaaggctgTGGTGTCTCACACGTCGAGGCTGTTCACGAATGCATCGAGGTGCGCGAAACCTCACGTCGTTGCgcgtatatgtgtgtgtccCACTTGTTGCGGGCTTCGGACACATAAATAGGAAGCCGGCCTACGCTCTGCAAAACAGTTCCGAGCGATGCCCGCCCTGATGGACTCTGTCGCAGGCATCTCAGATACATCCGCTCGGAATGCTCTGTTATGCGTGTCAACGACTGCGGCTGAACGTGACATgcaacagaggaaaggctGCAGCTCGAAAGTGTCTTGGCACTCCACGGGCGGCTACCGCGAAGAAACGAGCGATGTAATGCGCAGCGTCCATCACGAAGTCTTGTCCCAAAGTATTAAGTATCGAGTGCGCGCGTTCCTCACGTGTGTATCATATTTTCCTGTCACGCCAGTCTCAGTGGGACACAAGCAAGGCGCACAGACAgccggcgtctctcctcgaagAGTTCTTTCCGAGGCTGGCAGCAAGTGATCTGCCTGGGACGCCCGCATGTCGATTACCGAACAGAAGTTGCATTTCCGGCACGAGATAATGCCTTGCACGCTTgctgcgaagaaacgcatttTCGTTGTCTGCCGGGGACATCCACGAAGCCGCTCCTCCCCGGAGAGCCACACGAGACTTCATGAGCGCGCTAGTGGATGTACGCTTCCGGGAAATCAAGGGCTTTCGCTCAGGTTTAAAAAGCACTTTTCTGACCCGTAGCAGGTGGGAAGTCGACTTCAGACACTTTTGAGAAAGAACTAAGATGCCGCTGTTCACTTAGACGAACAGCAGTGCCTTTACTGTGGATGCCTTGCCGTATTTCGCGAACGGTCCCTCCGTGAAAATATTCAGACCATTGAAGAATCAGAAGAGTCTTTACGAATAGACAACCCGTCACCGTTCCGAGGACACAGGGCAGCAGCTGTCTCGGGACTTGTGAAGAGCATTTGCAAAATTCAGCAGTGCGTTGCTGAGTCTAGGAACAATGTCTAGCATGCGTTGTGTGCAGGGAGGCGGCCACCATCGGGGGCCTTCGGAAGGCTCTCTTCACGACCGAACTGTGAGACAGTTGGTTGTAGGATTGAATCCGCAATCTAAAGTCCTGTTGAAATGCCGTGTCGCCGCTCTAACGAAGCATCTAGGCAATACCAGAACAGTCCCGCACCGGGATTCAAAGCACGAAACGTTCGTTGGCGGTTTGAGGCATGAAAAACGAGCGTTTGAAACGCGGATGGAGGCTCTCCAGTCTCCGAAAAGTGCAGAATTTGGAGAAAATGCAAACGCGAGTTGTAAAGGGTCTTCTTGGCTTCATTCACACCTTATATTTACATTTCGTCGAAGCCGTCTGGATACTGATTCACGCTTCGCACAGTCCACGCTGACGAGTCGCTTGTTCACACCGTGTACCGTTTTCTTCAGGTGCTCAGCACAGTATTCGGTGGTCTTGAGTGCTCACATTGGTATAAGGCAAACCGCACAAACAGAGACCCCCGCCTCCTGAAGTGAGAGAGCTGCTGGGGAAAATACTCAAACAGAAAGCACGACGGGAGGTGGTTTATCGCGTAACAAATTAAATTACATGCTCCACCGCTTGTACGAGCCCCCGTCAGTTCCTTCGAGTTTCACCCTTGCCAGCGTACTACTCAGGCGAAACCCTTCACGCGTTAGTTAGGGTACCGAGTTTACCTCTTTAATGCCTCCAGTGCCGAGTATCCGTTCTTTACAATTAAGCCTCCTCAGTATCTAA
This genomic interval from Toxoplasma gondii ME49 chromosome VIIb, whole genome shotgun sequence contains the following:
- a CDS encoding gorasp2-prov protein (encoded by transcript TGME49_261980~Product name based on PMID:20686666;20545864;20444089;16266757;18411248;17547703.), with protein sequence MGAASSLDQRGTLAVGEKARGGAYRVVKVQRGSPAEEAGLEVFFDFITRIDDLPLTSPNEETLQAFFAKVNRSTRPEPVQLIVFNARMRGFRNVTLRPAVLSHAQRPAASCVFSLGLSVSFSDVGNVMSEGVRVLSVAPNSPAAHAGLVELEDWILADSQGVFRDVDDLVDSVAAALNRHLQIFVFNSSTERIREVMVVPNNAWGGEGSLGCKLGSGYLHRLPFSRRVRVTEAGAKGEESLAPQAPSAADADSSEPAPSGASDAVGSVAVGSAAAAQARSSTQSESVGHSVSPGEAVSAGRGNAAQSEAREEAFRVQKEEGKQATGDREDKEIYILDSDGAPVLLTPSIEFESAYPPYAHALEEEDVWSVGAAEDSDFPACPDELDRPNFEFQTRNYCLYPVTNSPLKEALPLCSDREVRQGDSDRGSDGASPAAYASPYFAYDFPYAAAMARHTSAVFTGPPRPGEVVSIPSLH
- a CDS encoding hypothetical protein (encoded by transcript TGME49_261970~Predicted trans-membrane domain (TMHMM2.0):6-29) — translated: MTRTGQCVAVSFSSFLPLCALVVPHFALGSRLSPGRTVSESQKIASGEPDGVSDGQMRLRVSHFALAAAAFHHPAAVSVAAAKDPVLRVTQNCTFVLRLTCHPSALAALLLLVSWGCPIYAQLPRPFSCESRASALLVEQQPDSSTESSSPRREGVASRRLSVSTPPPSVSPPPQSPSPPSSPTPPPRSSPTPPPHGSPSPPSSPAVSPRASPPSELPGVPLASPPRKRQRKSSRGDAGASSAPGSPTGSTYSAVSMELDPGSPAGSVGSSPSSAQLEGSPGEAARTSGFPQRLALQRFGASGSPWKPAYGPSWTVQKPVPRARTLLKDPEPGGSPRDLLLRGPQMSGARGRASSQPTASPVQQWWTSPRGPRRALEFSSAALPQETEPAGHPGVPTPTAEEDPGLATSTSSAGAVGGASAGPSGMQAARGEQGTGGIFADDERPSTSTGGPTGRGRALSYAFVSSERPRWTRQATPGEPTQLRMLAQLRQERGQTQTPPWWEGVVPWHVWFFAWSNEPTQQHLDNCKPGRACWFCVYHEGGRYTTKWMTKEAVQFYFNVQALRRRDVNAAITKSLRRMKREMRAVKQGRRYPPFRPWREPRDRSQPLPLHKISARYVRWLLRKGQDFEEPRRVVDRLLSWESSDSSDDDFKPPHNPEWSRWRKKKKPE